Proteins found in one Oreochromis niloticus isolate F11D_XX linkage group LG22, O_niloticus_UMD_NMBU, whole genome shotgun sequence genomic segment:
- the LOC112843582 gene encoding uncharacterized protein LOC112843582, translated as MAGEPGVTVGEESTFKWNKEQTTLLIRLRGENGHLFTGVKNSATVAWRRYYSGVLLCKRSDVGINIVAKVSVCSYFSGVIRTILEKMGLQWTVTPSQARKKWDNLKTKYKECKYPGSGEGVSGKPTAATWPWFALMDEVIGQRPSIRPPVLLSTLREDTPGPSSAVGDRNGAESDTDEGESQLTTSARKRKRDRDDKLLNLIREDMQQQREAEERRAQESRERMDRLFSILERLIPK; from the exons ATGGCGGGCGAACCAGGCGTGACAGTGGGAGAGGAATCCACATTCAAAT GGAACAAAGAGCAAACAACACTCCTCATCCGATTACGAGGGGAAAACGGccacctcttcactggggtgaagaattcTGCCACTGTGGCATGGAG acggtaTTACTCTGGCGTTCTGCTGTGCAAACGTTCAGATGTGGGGATCAACATAGTTGCCAAAGTTTCTGTCTGCTCTTATTTTTCGGGTGTGATCAGGACTATACTGGAGAAGATGGGCTTGCAGTGGACAGTCACCCCCTCGCAGGCAAGGAAAAAGTGGGATAACCTCAAGACAAAATACAAA GAGTGCAAGTATCCAGGGTCAGGAGAGGGTGTAAGTGGTAAGCCCACTGCTGCCACctggccctggtttgccctcatggacGAGGTAATAGGACAGAGGCCGTCCATCAGGCCCCCTGTCCTACTGTCCACGCTCCgtgaggacactccagggccaagtTCAGCAGTGGGTGACCGAAACGGAGCAGAGTCTGACACTGATGAGGGGGAAAGTCAGCTGACCACATCAGCAAGGAAGAGGAAACGGGATCGGGATGACAAGCTGCTCAACCTCATCAGGGAGGACATGCAGCAACAAAGGGAGGCGGAGGAGAGAAGGGCGCAGGAGAGCAGGGAGCGAATGGATAGACTCTTTTCAATCCTGGAACGTCTGATCCCAAAATGA